One Solanum lycopersicum chromosome 4, SLM_r2.1 DNA window includes the following coding sequences:
- the LOC101249637 gene encoding protein RESPONSE TO ABA AND SALT 1, producing MHAKYYTLKTSIHSCLRQLPNMASTSTSQTPSNIISPYYENWLIQLQFFLEKLNSISSSYGGDDEEENRSNELVTQVLDHYQDYYREKFNSTNRDVFVLVSPPWYTSLEKTFLWIAGFKPSTLFPTINYSIGSELTTEQCENLKRLKAETKREEKVIEKGMAKVQEKVAAPPIFELMKRWGTVVDGEASELESVIDGMKHSMMSMVETAEHLRGSTVKNIVDILRQKQAVKLLAAVAQFHLQARKLGLQMDIQSAKRMNEDFIN from the exons ATGCATGCTAAGTATTATACATTAAAAACAAGTATTCACAGTTGTCTAAGGCAACTACCAAACATGGCATCAACCTCAACTTCACAAACCCCATCCAATATTATTAGTCCTTACTATGAAAATTGGCTTATTCAACTccaattttttcttgaaaaactaaattcaatttcatcctcatatggtggtgatgatgaagaagaaaatagaagCAATGAACTGGTGACACAAGTTTTGGATCATTACCAAGATTACTATAGAGAAAAATTCAATTCAACAAATAGAgatgtatttgttttagtttctcCACCATGGTATACTTCTTTAGAAAAAACCTTTCTTTGGATTGCTGGTTTTAAGCCTTCTACACTTTTTCCAACTATTAATTACTCAATAGGTTCAGAATTGACAACAGAGCAATGTGAAAATTTGAAGAGGCTAAAAGCAGAGactaaaagagaagaaaag GTAATTGAGAAAGGGATGGCGAAGGTACAGGAAAAAGTGGCGGCGCCGCCGATATTTGAGCtgatgaaaagatggggaacgGTGGTGGACGGAGAGGCGTCGGAATTGGAAAGTGTAATTGATGGGATGAAGCATTCGATGATGTCAATGGTGGAAACAGCAGAGCATTTAAGAGGATCGACGGTGAAGAACATTGTAGATATTCTCCGGCAAAAACAGGCCGTTAAATTGTTGGCGGCGGTAGCTCAATTTCATCTTCAGGCCAGAAAATTGGGTTTACAAATGGATATTCAGAGTGCTAAAAGGATGAATGAAGATTTTATCAATTGA